From a region of the Sphingopyxis sp. YR583 genome:
- a CDS encoding TetR family transcriptional regulator: MAGDFPLDPIIATFALHGLRKTSMEDVATALGVSRQALYNRHGSKGALVDWAMQSLVDVSLVDALASIDQPARTLVERLTGALDAWVGRHMAALQASPHGAEIVAMLRRDPSETVRVAERRLVAAMAEAIRFSGPGSAVSRAGSMAQALCWTARGLVHAVPDHPTFRRQLDHIVSALVAR, from the coding sequence ATGGCGGGCGATTTCCCTCTCGATCCGATCATCGCGACCTTTGCGCTTCACGGTTTGCGCAAGACGTCGATGGAGGATGTTGCGACCGCGCTCGGTGTGTCGCGCCAAGCGCTATACAACCGACACGGATCGAAGGGGGCGCTGGTCGACTGGGCGATGCAGAGCTTGGTCGACGTTTCGCTGGTGGACGCACTGGCCAGCATCGACCAACCCGCACGAACGCTCGTCGAGCGATTGACCGGCGCGCTCGATGCGTGGGTTGGCCGGCATATGGCCGCACTGCAGGCATCGCCGCATGGCGCCGAGATCGTTGCGATGCTCCGGCGCGACCCGTCCGAAACGGTGCGTGTGGCCGAACGCCGACTCGTCGCAGCCATGGCCGAGGCGATCCGGTTCAGCGGGCCGGGATCGGCGGTGTCGCGCGCCGGCAGCATGGCGCAGGCTTTATGCTGGACAGCGCGCGGACTGGTCCATGCGGTGCCCGATCACCCGACATTCCGGCGGCAGCTCGATCATATCGTCAGCGCGCTCGTCGCGCGCTGA
- the hisN gene encoding histidinol-phosphatase, which translates to MSITSDLTLANRLADAAGEAIRPLFRSNWAHEAKADASPVTEADRAAEAAMRRLLDAEAPRDGIIGEEYGAERTDASRQWVLDPIDGTVSFMAGRPIFGTLIALLQDGWPILGIIDQPINGERWVGALGQSTLFNGAPARTRSCRNLADAVLATTGPQYFSDHDGEHFMALAAKTSHKRMVFGGDCYNYGLLASGHIDLVVEAGLKLHDFAALAPIVEGAGGTMCDWNGDPLSADSTGHVIALGDPARLEDVIEGLACHH; encoded by the coding sequence ATGTCGATCACATCTGACCTCACCCTCGCCAACCGCCTCGCCGATGCCGCCGGCGAGGCCATTCGCCCGCTCTTCCGGTCCAACTGGGCGCATGAGGCCAAGGCCGACGCGTCGCCTGTGACCGAGGCCGACCGCGCCGCCGAAGCGGCGATGCGCCGCCTGCTCGATGCAGAGGCGCCGCGCGACGGAATCATCGGCGAGGAATATGGCGCCGAACGCACCGACGCCTCGCGGCAGTGGGTGCTCGATCCGATCGACGGCACCGTCAGCTTCATGGCAGGCCGTCCGATCTTCGGTACGCTGATCGCGTTGCTGCAGGACGGCTGGCCGATCCTCGGCATCATCGACCAGCCGATCAACGGCGAGCGCTGGGTCGGCGCGCTGGGACAGTCGACGCTGTTCAACGGCGCGCCCGCGCGCACGCGCAGCTGCCGCAACCTCGCCGACGCGGTGCTCGCGACCACCGGCCCGCAATATTTCAGCGACCATGACGGCGAGCATTTCATGGCGCTCGCCGCAAAGACCTCGCACAAGCGCATGGTCTTCGGCGGCGACTGCTATAATTATGGCTTGCTTGCGAGCGGCCACATCGACCTCGTCGTCGAGGCGGGGCTGAAGCTTCACGACTTTGCCGCGCTTGCCCCGATAGTCGAGGGCGCGGGCGGGACGATGTGCGACTGGAACGGCGACCCGCTGAGCGCCGACAGCACGGGGCATGTCATCGCATTGGGTGACCCCGCGCGGCTCGAAGATGTGATCGAGGGGCTCGCCTGCCACCATTGA
- the rpmI gene encoding 50S ribosomal protein L35 codes for MPKMKTKSGVKKRFKFTASGKVKHGVVGKRHRLSSHNAKYIRTNRGTSVLSDSDAAHVRLWAPYGLK; via the coding sequence ATGCCCAAGATGAAGACCAAGAGCGGTGTGAAGAAACGCTTCAAATTCACCGCCTCCGGCAAGGTGAAGCACGGCGTCGTCGGCAAGCGCCACCGCCTGAGCAGCCACAATGCAAAATATATCCGTACCAACCGCGGCACCAGCGTGCTCAGCGATTCGGACGCGGCCCATGTGCGCCTCTGGGCGCCCTACGGCCTGAAGTAA